The genomic interval TCTTGCGGTCGGGCCAACACAACAAAGTTATTCCATCTTCCTTTTTactatattcttttattttattacaagGCATAGAATTATGactttaaatttaaacttaaacaTTTGAAGTTCATTTTCAGTTGGAATAAAGATATGTAAAAGaatatttcaacaaaacaagcAAACCCCAGAAGAAATTTATTAAGCCAGCTCTCAAAACAGCAGCATATTCCCTCACATGATTTGGCTTTTCTAGCACATAATTAAGCAGCAAACATTTTATTTACTGCTATCATCAACAACAGAGGAAAGCAAAGGGTTGAAACCATCGCCACAATTAACAAACTCATATTTTACTGTAAGGTGGCCTTGGGCATATCCTACTCCATCAGTGTCCAATCGGTTGAAAACACCCACATCCAAATCCAAACCTCCATTGCTGCATCGATCCACAATCCTCACTATTTCTTGAGCATTTGTTCTTGTATTTGTAACCTGTAAAAGCAGCACAAAATCAAGATTAGACCTTAAAGAAATGAAGGCAATATTATATCAATGAATAAACTTTGATCTTGAATTAACAGGGGGGAAAGGGTTCATTAATTTCTTACCCTCAAGCACCTGCCACAAGCAGCTGGGAAAGTAGGACCAACAGGGCCACAAAAGGCAGTCCAACCATACTTACTCCTCCATGAGAATGGCTTGCTAGCATCCCATGTAGAGCAATAGGCACTCACAGCCATCAGATCCCATCCATGTTGCTCCGGATTGTAGAAATGGTAAGTGGATGTCACAGTCGCTGTCTCTCCTCCAGGGCCACTACTTTTGCAATTACTCTGGCAATTATTTTCAGGCAAACAATAGGCATCGGTGTTGCCACACCACCCATATTGGCTGCAACATAAGTTGTCAGGGCAGATTGTTCCACCAGCTTGCCAGCCACATTGCTCAGCAACTGCTGCTCCCACTAAGCTAACCAAAAAGACAAGCAACCTCGAAACAGTATTAACTTTATCCAtagttttcttttccaaaCTGTTGAATTTGTTATGTGCAATGTTGTCTTTGATTTGTTAAGGTTTTATAGAAAGTTGGGTTCATGCTATCATTAATAAATTGACGTTGTAAACGCGTTGGCAATTTGGCATATAACAATTGGAAATTTGTAAAGCACAAAACTAGGAAGATGATGTTCCTTGCTTCCTAGGAAATGGCCCATTGGATTGCTAAtcaaatggtttgtgatttgagAATGTTGAAGATGAGATGGCAAGGGATGGAGGTGGAAGTGCCCACGATGGAAAGCGTGAGGCGGCTAAATAGTTTGTCAAAGGCGGCTAGAAATAAATGTTGATTAAGAAGATAAGGACAAAGTTTGAGATTAGCCGCCTGCTTTCTTTGCTCAATTTTGCCTACATCCATCTACACAGCTTACTCTCCTTTTCGGGCAACTCAAGACACAAggaaatttttaatgtttaagtACATGTTGGATTCTTGTCTCTGAGAGTGAGCTTTTTCTAAGTTAACACTGCTTCTCTTTTTCCAAAgtttgtttcttctttcttttcctttctttcaccaaagttctttttctcttttcttctcttttttattttgagttagcTATATATCCTTTTCGTGCTTATCTCTCCCACTTATGTTATTAGATGTAAaacatattattaatttactatTACTAATTAATCCACAAAGCTATCTTGAAGTGATCaatcattattaaaaaaaaatcgaaatATCTTTTGATGTATgtgattttcttaattttattcttgttttaATCGGATCTTTGATTATAACCATAAATAACTTGATGAGTAACATGAGTTTTGactctaataaaaaaaatattgtttaaaatttgtGCGCATTCAAcccataaatatttttaaaaaacaaagatttaagtttaaaatgagttcaGAAAAGTCCAAGCTCAAAACAGTTCAAATTCAATCAAACTCAATCTCCTATCTTATTATACTTCCACGGGAGagacataaaaattaatttttagatCCAATATCAATTGACATTTTCAAGAGATATTTGTAtgtaaaaataactttttttttaacttttctaTGATATTGAAGTGGATAATATTTTGTTCTAAATTGTTATGATCTATGGAAAATAAGTTTgtaacaatttaatttttattatataaaatattgtaGACATTCATTTTTTCccttaattataataaatgaaaatcagctcaaaaataacaaaaaaaaaagaaaattctagaatttttttaaaaaaattaataatactAATATTGAAGACAAAATCAACACGCTGAGCAGAGGAAATTGGAACTGCCAGGGGCATTCCCATGCATAGATTGCTTAATTGGCCAAttccactttttctttaaaaggtTGTCCTAGTATACTGCAACTTTGATCAAATTAAGAGTAAGATAGTCTCGTTTATGGGGAAAGCCAGGTGTCCCTGCTAGACTTTAGGGATTACCCTTTATGGTAACCCCCTGACTTTTGTACACCATGTAAAATTCATGTAAAATGCATAACAtgaattatttcttgtaattaattttatcaagCATGCACAAGATTAAGCTAAACttctatcttttcttttctttcattttttttcgcAAACACACCATTAATTCTCctctttgatttgtttttaatattgGTTTTCATCATGCATTAGTGTaagattttggttttttcttttttcctttttgttggtaCAAGATTCATTTCACTATGTAAATATGTATTTCTCATGAAAACAAATTGCAAAtttaaaagaaggaaaataacCTCATAATTAATTGGGGATAATATgtatcaaatttaattaattaatttcagaTAAAATGCAttaaatcataataaaataaatgagcttaaatattaaaaaaagggTCAAATATTACTTTTAGTGGGCTAGGTACGAGCCCACTATCCTTGGTTGCTGGCCCTATCCCTCTCTTCCTTCCTTCCATTCTACTTCTCTTCTTAGGCCTTTTTCTTTGGCTCTCCCTTAAACGGCCGTTTTGGTAACCTCCCCTCCTTCCAACGTGTGCACCATTTCTTCGAGTTGTTGCCAAAAGTTGAGAGCAGAGCAGCAACAAATCTTGTTTTGAGAATGAAATTCCCTCCAACTCAAAGAAGACCTTTATCTCTGAGACGATCTTCTATTTTTTACTCCAACTCAACAGATTTTTTCCTTATTCGTGGAACCAGCCATGATAATACTTCTTCTACCTGACAAAGCAAATATGCACCCAATTAAGATATATCATAAATTTGTTTGTAAGGAGACTTAATTAGTCAGAAAAACAGATAGTAGTATACTTGTTTCTTGTATTGCTAAAAGTTACAGTAGATAACTGAAAGTAGTCTCTTCTTGAGACAGAAAATGTCTATAGCTTATTCCAATACCGAATAACTACACTAAACAATCTTGTCAACAAGTGATTAATCTTAGGAAATTGCAATAAATCTAAGTCAAAATGTTTAGAACAACAAATTTTACAATAAATAAGAGATAACAAATTGATGCATGTATGATATGTGTAAAACTGTTTGCTATTtacaaattcattttcatgtatttttttttcaaaattttcaacaaagattcataacattttatatagAGGAGTAAATATGTCATATGTAAGTTTACATGAGAAAGCACGCATTTGATGTGAGCAACAAACATGTCGTGACATTCTTCACAATAATAGATGTGATTTTCTAAAAATCTTTCTTATTCATAAATATTACGATAATACTTTCTTGAATTATCTTTCACAAATGTATTCTTAAAAACAAGTCGATGAATGTAATGTGTAGATTTAACAATTTGTATCTTTCCTGATATAAGTTTCTTTTAATACATGTCTTTCAAGAGAATTTGGCAACCTgtcccaaaaaaataaaaattaagtgtGATGATCCTTTCCAAGTGAAATTTTAGAGCCTATCTCAAGTAATTAAGGCATCCAGGATGGACCTCTAAACCACACTCGAAACAACTATAGTTGATGCCAAGGATTCTGATATCACAGGCATTGCAGACTACACAGTAGTCTGCCATGTTTGCCACAAGCAAGTGAAGCGGATGAAAGGGGTGTTGCATCTCTTCAGGAAATCCTAGACAAGATACATGAAGAACATAAATGCAGTCTAGGCAACAGTAAGCCAAACCAAAGATTTCTAGTTGGCAATAACTACAGTAGTAGTGTTTCTTTGCATTGCCAAGTACAAGCATGTGTTCATGACTGAAATGGGATATCTTAGTTTTTCTGTACATCTCTTTTAACCTTTGGCCTTGATTTCTTGGAGCACTCATTCCTGCACATTTCACATCAACCTTGAACTGACACGGGAAGCAGAAGTAAAGAAAACCATCAAAAATGTCCCCACATTCATCACATACAAAGTGTTGGGATATAGTTGAAGGAGATCAAGTAAGGAGTAGAGGATGCTGGGGATGAAGAGGATGTAACACCTCCGGGTGCAAATCAGTGCATGCTTTGTGTAGGTAATATTCACATTTTTTACAGATATAGGCCTGAGTAAGAATTTCCAGCTTGCAAGCCTGGCAACCAGGATTTTCATCTTCCTCAAGTACCTcatgaaaattcaagggaTGGTTACGGTTGAAATGGTTTATTTGCATCtgaaagggaaaagaaaaaaataccAAAGACACGGTTACTCTGTTTTGAAGTATTGtatttagaaaagaatttaaggaaaatgcactaataataaaaaattattatatcaaTCCAGACCATTTTCTCTGCATGCTATCATTCAAGATTTTATAATAGACATCTcatctaaaatcaatttaataagTGAAGTTCACATGGAATTCTCTTCCATGAAAACCACACAACCCACATAaattataatcatatatttgtcattttctatTGAGAAAATCTGACAACATCTCAAGCTACGAATCACCTTCTCTCCCCTTCCAGTATATAATAGCATTATTAAACTTTCATTTTGCAAAGATTTAatcatttcaaaacttaaaattaatgagaaataaaactttaatttcaacatgtacTTTAATTTCAACCTGTACTTTGATTTCAACTTTAAATTTCCAAAAATCGAGCTCAGCTCGATCCATGAACACTTTTATTTGCTTACGTAAATATGtgagatttattttattaagttaaattatgtAACTAGTCCTTTTACCCTAACAAAGTGGTGGATTGAGTCTTGTATAATAACTTGTAAAAATTGAATCCATATACTTTCTAAAATTGACAATACCAGTCAAATtcttaacaaaattaaaatttttatattatttatactgacatgattttttttattgttgtgGCATTGAATATGATGtcttaatgataataaaacattttttatctatttcacAGCACACTTTTCAGTGCTTTAAATTATGGGATACAGAAATTCAATTCTTCTCTATCTCACAACACTCTTTCCCTAAATCCTAGAAACCTATTCGTATTTTcgatttatcttttttttcaatcCTGTTTAAAACCACTAGATCACATTAGATAATTTCAAGTTTACACTTATAAAATCGATGTCAATACTTGATCATGTCATATTAGTACTACTATTACATCATTCATTAAATGTCACATTATTATTGACATCTCATCAAATTCAGTATTACATCAATAAAAAAGTATTACATCAACACAACCAAACATCATATTAGTATAGATAacagaaaatttttaacaCATTGAACTAAAATtgtcaattttgaaaaatacaaaactCAATGTTTGCAAATTATAATACAAACTAAATTCACCATTTTGGTATAGTATAGGTACTAATTGCATATTTTGACCATTTTATTACAA from Theobroma cacao cultivar B97-61/B2 chromosome 5, Criollo_cocoa_genome_V2, whole genome shotgun sequence carries:
- the LOC18600185 gene encoding pro-hevein, which produces MDKVNTVSRLLVFLVSLVGAAVAEQCGWQAGGTICPDNLCCSQYGWCGNTDAYCLPENNCQSNCKSSGPGGETATVTSTYHFYNPEQHGWDLMAVSAYCSTWDASKPFSWRSKYGWTAFCGPVGPTFPAACGRCLRVTNTRTNAQEIVRIVDRCSNGGLDLDVGVFNRLDTDGVGYAQGHLTVKYEFVNCGDGFNPLLSSVVDDSSK